The nucleotide sequence ACCAGTTTTATATCCACCTCAAACTAGATCTATTCCTACATTCTTGAACTTTACGCATTAATCCCTTATTGAGACTTTGTTAAAAGTCTTctgaaattccaaataaaccACCTCCACTGGCTCCCTTTCAGTAACTCTAttatttacatcctcaaaacattccagtaaatttgtcaagcttgacttccctttcataaatctatgctgactgtctCCAATTCTGCTAATGGTTTCCAAATGCTCAGCTATTCAAGCTATGGATGATCCATTTACTCTGTAATCCCATGTATCTTAGGACACagatagaagagtacagcacagaagattTCCCTCcttgctgatcaagaatctatattTAACACCACATTTTTGCAGAACAGTTCCAAAGATTCCCAATTCTCCATAAAGGAAGAAAAAATTGTTCTAATCTGTGGCCTTTGAAACAGAGACTTCCAATTTAAGATTATCCCACCAGATGAAActtcaaaccactcaacatcTTAAGTTTCGATTAATAACCACTCACTCTGCAAAGCTCCTGCAGATACAAACAAAGCCTGTTCTCAAAAGACAACCCATCCCTTCCAAATGCTCTCTGAACACATACACCCATTCTTAAATACAGGTGCCTAACATTGTGCCGTGTTCCAGATATGGTCTCCATAACTGCCCTCTTTTACTGAAGCATAGTCTCTTAACTTATGGGATTTAACTCCCCTCACAATAAGGAATAACATTCCAATAGCTGGACTCACTTTCTTCTAATACATTTTGATCCTTTAGCCCTATCTAAGTCCTTCttgaaaaacattcaatgttttagactCAACCACCTTCTGCGGCCAAATCAAATTAATTTGGGTTGGAGAGGATCGGGAAGCAGACAAGAACTAACTTAAAAGTTAACTACTGGAAGCTTTAgatgtaacaggcgcttcctTACCTTAGAAAGTTTCGGCCGAAAGTTGTCTGCCAACCGATCTGCCAACTTGCTGTCTCTTCCCTCCCTGAGTCGGGGTCACCAGAATGTTAAGACGGGAGTCCCGTCCTCGCGTGTTCGTTTAGGAGGAGAGACCATAGACGCTCAATCGTTTGGCTCAAGCAGGCTTTATTGCAGAATCGTAGCTGATACAGTGAATCACCATgtattcactggagaaggcgcgcgTTCTGCCTTCCCCCTACAAAATCGCTCTTGATATACTTTTGCTAAGCAAAGCTACGTGATCTCTCGCATACAAAGCGTTTCCTGTCACAGAGCTCGTTTGGCCTTGGCAGCTGCCCACGAGACGGTTTCAGTCTCGTAAACAACAGTCCAGCCGCCTGTTTTTGAGCTCGTTTGGCCTTGGCAGCTGCGCCGAGCAGAGCCTGTTATTGAGCTCACTCGGCCTTGGCAGCTGTTTACGAGACGGTTTCAGTCAGCGGTCCAAACAACAGCTTCGCAGCACCCCCCGATTCCCCAAGCAACAACTACAGTTCTACCCTCCCTAGACCTATATTCATCACAACACCTCCCAGGATTAAGCAAGTCCCGCAGATTCTGTGGATCACTTTATGggccagagcactgagtataggggttggggtctggacaggacgttgcttaggccacttttggaatacacaggaacctcgattatccaaaggacacatgcagggtgtaTTTCGGTCGCTTGAAGAAtagatcccttacagtgtggaaacaggcccaaccagtccacactgaccctccgaagagtaacccacccagacccatttccctctaactaatgtacctaacactacgggtaatttagcatggccaattcaccctgacctgcacatctttggactgtgggacggaaccggagcactaggaggaaacccacgcagacgcggggagaatgtgcaaactccacacagtctgtcgcctgaggcaggaatgaaacctgggtccctggtactgagaggtagcagcgctaaccactgagccaccgtgctggttcatctaattctggataatcgaagctcctctgtattatgtgcacttctggtctatcggaaggatgttgcaaaacttgaaagggctcagaaagattgacaaggatgttgccagggttggagggtttgagctacagggagaggctgaacaggctggggttgtcttccctgggacgtcggaggctgaggtttgactttaagagaggtttataaaatcatggaggggcatggatagggatagacaaagtcttttgccagaactagagggcataggtttagggtgagaggggaaagatttaaaaagggtcctaaggggcaacatttttcacagagggtggtgtgtgcgtgcggaatgagctgccagaggaagtggtggaggctggtacaattgcaacatttaaaaggcatccacttgggtatctgtgtaaggaggggtttggagggatagggccaattgctggcaaatgggacttgattagttgaggatatggaggagttggagttggagttatttctgtgttgtacatctctacttcAGGAGGAAATGCGCAGTCGCAGGCTCGCAGAGCCACTGGATGCCAAGGAGATGAGAGCACAGCAACTGCAgtgaccctcccccctcccacccagggTTCAGCCCTAGGCGGTGACTCACAGCGGCTGGCCCCGTCACTTGTGCCCCCGCTGGTGCTGCAGCAGGTGCTGGGACTGAGCGAAGCCCCTCCCGcagacagagcaggtgaatggcctctcccccgtgtggacccgctggtgccgcagcaggtgcTGGGACCGAGCGAAGCCCCTCCCGcagacagagcaggtgaatggcctctcccccgtgtggacccgctggtgccgcagcagggtggacgagcgagggaagcccttgccgcagacggagcaggtgaagggccgctccccggtgtggagcaGCTGGTGGGACTGCAGGGTGGACGACTGGGtaaagcccttgccgcagacggagcaggtgaagggcctctccccggtgtggacccgctggtgccgcagcagggtggacgagtgagagaagcccttgccgcacaccgagcaggtgaagggccgctccccggtgtggagcaGCTGGTGGGACCGCAGGGTGGACAAGTgagggaagcccttgccgcagacggagcaggtgaagggccgctccccggtgtggacccgctggtgccgcagcagggtggatgagtgagggaagcccttgccgcacaccgagcaggtgaagggccgctccccggtgtggacccactggtgggccagcaggtgcgACGACTGGGTAAAGCCCTTgctgcagacggagcaggtgaagggccgctccccggcgtggacccgctggtgggactTCAGCTTCAACGACTtagtgaaggccttcccgcactcggagcagacGTACGGCCTCTTGCCGTTGTGGAGCCGCTGGTGggaaagcaggtgggacgagcgggtgaagcccttgtcgcagaccgagcagctgaatggcctctccccggtgtggacccgctggtgtgaGATCAGgtgggacgactgggtgaagcccttgccgcagacggagcaggtgaagggccgctccccggtgtggacccgccggtgcttgAGCAGGTTGGACGAGTgagagaagcccttgccgcagacggagcaggtgaagggccgctccccggtgtggacccgctggtgggccagcaggttggCCGAGTCGCTGAagtccttcccgcactcggagcaggtgaagggccgctccccagtGTGGAAACGGCGGTGGATCTCCAGATCGGACGGGTAGCGgaatcctttcccgcaatccccacacttccacggtttctccatggcgcgcggaatgcctcctgagacttctttgcccactgtggggaaagctggctcaggcacgtgcccctgtggttcaggtaaagacGATACTTCAAgagcctactgaagcagacaaaaacgttcaaagaattttacccttctggactgaaagagggacgtctctcctgtcccacgaatcaaggggctctgtcagaccttcacatggtactcagttgggaagctctacctgcaaagctgctcttctcatatcctgtgaaaaggggattacaaaagtcattgctgcctgcacatgacaggaattcagaacagatcattctagtttctgtagaacttccctaaaacaatcaagttacaatatgcagatgccagtgttgggctggggtgtacaaaaggtaaaaaaaaaaatcacacatcaccaggttgtagtccattagatttgtttagaagttcgagctttcagagctctgcaccttcatcaggtagctagtgttGGGACGAAATAAcgtccaagcgtgttcttttaaggagagaccacacttacccaattatttgatataatTGGAGGTACAtttatttagctgcagaaacttagctgttacagcgaagcacgaaagaAAGATCGAatggttcgctggagaaaatgtacaagttctgaaaatctatcgataagctccgttaggtatactattttctaatctcaatgcatgcaacgtgatctttcacaaacaaaagccttcttcaaaatggtataatttgcaaacaaatgttctatgtattctggaaacatttttacaaaggctttacatatatttgagacattctgtatcatagacacaaagaattactatgattgagacatttttcctagtcttattatcacatagtttaccttaatctaatcacttagtttagcaggcaaaattgaccttgctgatgttctttcatttgaacatcagctttgttagtTGTCATGGCAACAAGCCCAGAATTAAAATTACTTTGatcatcattttaaactataggttcacagtgccccccaatgtcctaagaagtaactacatctctatcctacctaacactagtaaaacctccaggcgaaaaagacagcagatgctggagatcagagtgatgctggaaaagcacagcaggtcaggcagcatccgaggagcagggaaaaaaaatcgacgtttcaggcaaaagcccttcatcaggaatgagaaaagaatgaggacactttcctcattcctgaagaagggctcatgcccgaaacctcgattctcctgctcctcggatgctgcctgacctgctacgcttttccagcaatacatttccattaTCTGAAATATTAACAAGTTGCCTGATGAAGTAGTGtctctctgaaagccagtgcttccaattaaacctgttggactataacctagaaTTGAAaaggtgctgctggaaaagctcagcaagtcagacagcatccaaggaacagaagattcgacgtttcaggcataagccctgaagaagggctctggcccgaaacgtcgaatctcctgttccttggatgctgcctgacctgctgagcttttccagcaacacattttcagctctgatctccagcatctgcagacctcattttctcctataacctagagttgtgtgatttttaactttaaaaagtgttgcaaatctccacacacacacacttttcttcaattctcactctgctgtttctgatattacccatcccccagtattgtccagaaagggacttattacctaaaaaagctgtaaatctccatcccacacactctttaactcttgctgtacctaatatcccacctccccccatACTCCAGCAGGGTCTGATtgatgctcattgactgagccacactcacctcttcctggacACAGGGACCCTCCAGACCAACACAACATCAGCTCCCCTTAACCGCCCCCCCGCAACGGCGCATGTGCAGGAACAACCGGTCACGTGAATCGAGGGACCGCCTTCGTCACAAAGGCCGCGCGTTGATTGGACGGAGCGTGCGGCGTTGCAGCCTTTCCTATTGGTCCACCGCTTGTCTTTATGACGCCCACGtgacctctctcctcctcctccccccgcaCGCCCACCCCTTCACCTCGACAAGGGGAGGCATGACCAATGGGGagccttggaggaccggaaggaaggccgtcctcctaccaatcagagcatcccgtcattgtctgaatgcggaagttggatcatgagctcctgctgctctctctctgaatgaagattgagtgttaccccagactgcaccaacctctgtgagtacagcaccctctcttctcacccctcctattccatttcttttctcattttgggattaaactgttggtttgtaggaagtgaagtgaaaggaggtgaactcAGGAAATGTGCATATGCTGgatcgctctctctgtctctctcgtgtccttcatcaggaattgcggaggggttggggggggtggaaagggtgctgagaggtaaataggaaggtgggagtggggctgggggtaaggtagatgcaggttggggggggggtggtgatggtgacagggtggagcagattggtgggaaggaagatggacaggtgggaccctccaaccatacaggatcaatattgatttcaccagtttcctcattccgacacccccccccccgcccactccCAGATACAACCCTCGAACTTGGGACTGCTCTTTTGaagtgtcccacctgtccatctgccttcccatctatctgctccaccctcctctctgacctgtcaccttcttcccctgctttcatctacccatagcattctcagctcccttcccccagtcccacctccctcccatttatctctgtccCTTTGGGaccaccccacattcctaatcaaggggttatgcccaaaatgtcaaacctcctgctcctcagatgctggctgacctgctgtactcttgcagcaccagacattttggtgcttatttgtctggatgttctgatgtgacccattcgcagatgtgaagtcacattcgagaaaaactccttcatggaatgtgggctttttttttggcaaggccaacaatgttttcgtccctaactgcccttcagacaagaggattgccagactttagggggcattttaaaagtcaagcacgtgagccatcatatgcaggcagcaccaagttaatgctagtgggtttccttccctgaagagcgttattgaatcaaatgggttttcagaaaagtttcattctctcaatgactgagactagttttcaattcagatttaaaaaaaatacatttaatttccccaatgtttgtttttactggtatttgaacccatgagcccagattatttgcctggggcctctggattgctggtccagtgttgttgttataacatcactgactcgcctggacagcattgagagtcatacagatgtatagcacacaaagagaccctatgtgcaactggtgcatgccgagcacatagccaaaattgatctaatccgatgtgccagcacgtccctccaaacccttcccattcatattcccatccagatgccgtttaaatgttgcaattgtcccagccaccaccacttcctctggcagctcattccatacacgcaccaccctctgactgacaaagttgcccctcaggtcctttttatgtcttttcccctctcacctctagttctggactctcccaccccagggaaaagaccttgtctattcaccctatccatgcccctcattattttataaacctcaataaggtcagccctcagcctccgatgctccagggaaaacagccccagcttatttagccactcccgatagctcaaaccctggcaacatctttgttaacattttctgaaccctttcaagtttcgtttaactgaacagtaaaagtcatactggacagggatatatcatagtgttactgtgcaatatgtatttatttacggctgtataaatttgatttataattatttctagttatatcatagtgttgtagccatgttatgtattccaagtttgggagaagatttgtagctcggctgctcgttgttgtggttctgtttgccgagctgggaatttgtgttgcagacgtttcgtcccctgtttgggtgacatcctcagtgcttgggagtctcctgtgaagcacttctgtgttgtttcctccggcatttatagtggtttgtctctgccgcttccgattgtcagttccagctgtccgctgcagtggccggtatattgggtccaggtcgatgtgtttattgattgaatctgtgggtgagtgccatgcctccaggaattccctggctgttctctgtttggcttgtcctgtaatagtagtgttatggatgcggatcattagctgtcttcctgtttgtcctatgtagtgttttgtgcagtccttattgtgtacaaaatcccatgcaaggcctgcacaaaacactacataggacaaacaggaagacagctaacgatccacatccatgaataccaactagccacgaaacgacacgaccagctatccttggtggccatacacgcagatgacaagcaacatgaattcgactgggataacactactattataggacaaaccaaactactattataggaagagaggggggggcagataactaggttagcaaactgcaagagggtggcatgatggctcagtaggtagcaccgatgcctcatagtgccagattggcaactaaatatcccaggatatcgatgcttcaggtgggatagagagggaggtgaaggagttgtattactggtcagagaggctatcacagctgtgctgaaggagggcactatgaaggactcgagcagtgaggtaatatgggaaaagtcctggggaaaactgatgtagagagagatctgtgtgttcaggcccattgttccctgaagatggcaatgcaggtcagtagagtggtcaaggcggcatatggcacactttccttcatcggacagagtattgtgtacaagagttggcaggtcatgttacagttatacaagactttgtttcggccagatttggaataccacgtacagttctggtcgccacattaccaaatggatgtggatgctttggagagggtgcagaggaggttcaccaggatgttacctggtatggaggatgctaactatgaagagaggttgaatagatcaggattattttcattggaaagacgggGGTTAAGGGGGGACCAGATTGAggccaacaaaatcatgagaagtatagacagggtggatagcaagaaatgtttttccccagagtggaggactcagttacctggggtcatgagttcaaagtgagaggggaaagatttaagatatctatggaaagttctttacgcagagggtgctggatacctggaatgtgttgccagcggagatggtagggacgggaacaatggcgtcatttaagatgtatctcaacagatacatgaaagggcagggagcagagggatacagatcctgagaaaataggcagcaggtttagatagaggatctggatcggtgtaggcttggagggccgaagggcctgttcctgtgctggaatattctttattctatcgggaaaagacacctgccactcacctcatcaatggccctcctgattttacaaagtgttataaagtgtgctggacactcaatggaatagaggctattgtatttgactctgatctatctgtggccattgggaagacgtttccattggtaggagagaccaggagccgagggcacagccttagaccttttagaacggagataagcagaaacctcttcagacagagagtggggaatctgtggaattcactgccacaggaggctgggaggccaggtcacggagggtatttaagaccgaaatagatgggacaaacatgatttaccatccggtgtgaaaggagtgcacttcctcagctcctgcagatctttggcccgGGGAACGTGCAGTCCCAGCCTCAAACAGCATCGGTCCCACGGGAAGCAAAGGGAGTGAGAGCGGCCAGTCCGGCAGAAAGGAAGCCTCGCTCCCTTCCCGCTTCACCCACTGTCTTCGAACGGGGCACAATACCCCCACGGGGCACGATCCCCCCCAGTCCTGGGGGGGATTCGCTGCAGACTTCAACTCCGTGCGATCACGTTGGGAAGGCGCCTGTGCGTCCGCAGGGTCGGCGATCGATTGAAGGCCTTGCCGCCCCCGGGGCAGGTgagaggcctctccctggtgtgtggaggcgccggtgcgtctgcaggtgggacagctgggtgaaggccttgccacactcggggcaggggtacggcctgtccccggtgtggacccgccggtgcctcagcagctTGGAGGACCCAACGAAGGCCTTGCcggactcggggcaggagaacggcctctccccggtgtgaccgcgCCAGTGGATCTCCAGCTCAGAGGGGACTCGAAACCCCTTCCCGCATTCCCCACGGTTTCCCCATGGCGCGGGCTCCCTCCAGGTTCGACGCTCCCTCTGACGTCCCACTCTGCTGCGGGTGGCCGGCTGGCTAACTCTCCGCTccggtaaagctccctccaccctcgaacagcggcatctcagtgctttaccagtcagatctctggaagcaggcgggacaatcctccttctccactcaaaagatCGAT is from Hemiscyllium ocellatum isolate sHemOce1 unplaced genomic scaffold, sHemOce1.pat.X.cur. scaffold_1633_pat_ctg1, whole genome shotgun sequence and encodes:
- the LOC132810330 gene encoding zinc finger protein 229-like; protein product: MEKPWKCGDCGKGFRYPSDLEIHRRFHTGERPFTCSECGKDFSDSANLLAHQRVHTGERPFTCSVCGKGFSHSSNLLKHRRVHTGERPFTCSVCGKGFTQSSHLISHQRVHTGERPFSCSVCDKGFTRSSHLLSHQRLHNGKRPYVCSECGKAFTKSLKLKSHQRVHAGERPFTCSVCSKGFTQSSHLLAHQWVHTGERPFTCSVCGKGFPHSSTLLRHQRVHTGERPFTCSVCGKGFPHLSTLRSHQLLHTGERPFTCSVCGKGFSHSSTLLRHQRVHTGERPFTCSVCGKGFTQSSTLQSHQLLHTGERPFTCSVCGKGFPRSSTLLRHQRVHTGERPFTCSVCGRGFARSQHLLRHQRVHTGERPFTCSVCGRGFAQSQHLLQHQRGHK